A region of the Nerophis lumbriciformis linkage group LG13, RoL_Nlum_v2.1, whole genome shotgun sequence genome:
GGACAATGCTTGGAAGATCCGACTCCAGTCGGGCGATGATGACGTCAAATAGACTTAAACAAGAGAAGCTGAACAAAACCATCAGGTGAGGTAAAAATAAACcccctgaaataataataataataacaatgaatcatttctaagtctttgttagccgtttgtgaagttttgtgctcgtgcgctaagcccccccccctgtccttaaaagctagtgacggccCTGCTTCACCAGTCGATAAAACAATTTCCTGATGTGTTTCCAGATTTCTTTCATTTTCACTCCATAAATGATGGGATTGAAAAGAGGATTATACACAAGTATTTGTAAAGCCATTATTAAACGGACAATGCTTGGAAGATCCGACTCCAGTCGGGCGATGATGACGTCAAATAGACTTAAACAAGAGAAGCTGAACAAAACCATCAGGTGAGGTGAACATGTCTCTGCTGCTTTTTTCCGGACTTTTACGCACCTGTGATAAGTTACTATAAATATCTTTACGTATGTGAAAAGGATGAAGATGACAGGAGCAACAACAAGATTGATCATGATGAACAAACCATAGAAGGTGAGAAATGTTGACTTTACACAGTGAAGCTGAAGAATTGTGTTGTTACAAAAAATGCCCGTTGTTGTGAAGTCGCAGAGTTTTTGTTTGGAATTCAACACGGTTGCCACGGCGACCTCACATGCGGGCAGAAACCAGGCCAAAGTCAAGAGGACGACGACGGTTCTCCTCCCCATGACAGTTGGATACTGCAGAGGTTTGCAGATCGACACGAACCTGTCGTAAGACATGGCTGACAACAGCAGGAAGTCTGAAAGGCCGGAAGAATAATAGAGGAAATATTGAAACATGCAAGCGGAATGAACGACGATCTGTTTGGGAGATAAGACGTCAATGAAAAGTTTGGGGTAGAGAACAGTGCTAAAGATCACAGAGTTGAGCGACAGAGCTGCGATGAAAATGTACATAGGTTGATGAAGGTTCCTGTGGGTCCAGATGAGACATATAATGGTGCAGTTAGTGCAGAGGATGAGGATGTATACTGTCAACAAGACCACAAAGTACAGATATCGATACTTGACCATCTCTACAAAGCCACCGAGATGTATAAAAGTTCCATTCAATTCAGCATCCATGACACCAAACAGAAAAATAGTCAAGTCAAGTGGGCGAGGAGAATTGTTGGCCCTCCTGGGGTCTGATCAAGTCCTCCATCTAAAGATGCTGTCATGTCAACAATGTCTTCAGGGGGATGTTGACGGAACTGCTTGTGAGCAGTCAATGCTGAGAAGACTAAGAAGTCGTCCACCTGATAAGGATGACCGGCAGGATGAAGACGGCCTGCGATTGGCCTCCAAGTTGAGGAGGCGTTCTCCTCTTTTACTTCGTAACCCTCCCaagacttttttatttttttggcctgtccaacttctcaggcaaatcatatagtagatgtagatcaggggtgctcacactttttctgcaggcgagctacttttcaattgatcaagtcgtggggatctacctcattcatatatatcatttatatttacttatttatgaaatatatgtttttgttaacaagttaaaggtgtttaatgataatgcaagcatgtttaacacatatagttaatattgtaaataaattaaaggtgtttaatgataatacaagtatgtttaatacatatagttaatactgttaacaagttaaaggtggttaaagataatacaagcatgtttaacacatatagttaatattgttaacaagttaaaggtgtttaaagataatgcaagcatgtttaacacatatagttaatattgttaacaacataaaggtggttaaagataatacaagcatgtttaacacatatagttaatattgttaacaagttaaggcgtttaaagataatacaagcatgtttaacacatatagttaatattgttaataaattaaaggtgtttaatgataatacaagtatgtttaatacatatagttaatattgttaacaactggttaaagataatgcaagcatgtttaacacatatagttaatattgttaacaagttaaaggtggttaaagataatacaagcatgtttaacacatatagttaatattgttaacaacttaaaggtggttaaagataatacaagtatgtttaacacatatagttaatattgttaacaagttaaaggtgtttaaagataatgcaagcatgtttaacacatatagttaatattgttaacaagttaaaggtggttaaagataatacaagcatgtttaacacatatagttaatattgttaacaacttaaaggtggttaaagataaaacaagcatgtttaacacatatagttaatattgttaacaactggttaaagataatgcaagcatgtttaacacatatagttaatattgttaacaagttaaaggtgtttaaagataatgcaagcatgtttaacacatatagttaatattgttaacaacttaaaggtggttaaagataatgcaagcatgtttaacacatatagttaatattgttaacaagttaaaggtgtttaaagataatgcaagcatgtttaacacatatagttaatattgtaaataaattaaaggtgtttaatgacaatacaagtatgtttaatacatatagttaatattgttaacaagttaaaggtggttaaagataatgcaagcatgtttaacacatatagttaatattgttaacaagttaaaggtgtttaaagataatgcaagcatgtttaacacatatagttaatattgtaaataaattaaaggtgtttaatgacaatacaagtatgtttaatacatatagttaatattgttaacaagttaaaggtgtttaaagataatacaagcatgtttaacacatatagttaatattgttaacaagttaaaggtggttaaagataatacaagcatgtttaacacatatagttaatattgttaacaactggttaaagataatacaagcatgtttaacacatatagttaatattgttaacaagttaaaggtgtttaaagataatacaagcatgtttaacacatatagttaatattgtaaataaattaaaggtgtttaatgataatacaagcatgtttaacacatatagttaatattgttaataaattaaaggtgtttaaagataatacaagcatgtttaacacatatagttaatattgtaaataaattaaaggtgtttaatgataatacaagtatgtttaatacatatagttaatattgttaacaagttaaaggtgtttaaagataatgcaagcatgtttaacacatatagttaatattgttaacaagttaaaggtggtcaaagataatacaagcatgtttaacacatatagttaatattgttaacaacttaaaggtggttaaagataaaacaagcatgtttaacacatatagttaatattgttaacaactggttaaagataatacaagcatgtttaacacatatagttaatattgttaacaagttaaaggtgccctgcgatgaggtggcgacttgtccagggtataccccgccttccgcccgattgtagctgagataggctccagcgccccccgcgaccccgaagggaataagcggtagaaaatggatggatggatggaagttaaaggtgtttaaagataatacaagcatgtttaacacatatagttaatattgttaacaatttaaaggtgtttaaagataatacaagcatgtttaacacatataaattcctttctttcatgaagacaataatataagttggtgtattacctgattgtgatgacttgcattgattggaatcagacagtggtgatgataacgtccgcattttcgaatggaggagaaaaaaagtcctcctttctgtccaataccacatgaaagtggttggtttttggcatcttatttgtccagcttccgtactcctttgtatacactttacaagaaatacattgtcggcaaactccgtagcttgctagcttgtgcacgccagctttctgagactcttattttggtagcgcaggcaggatgaagcagcgcttttattgtgcaactgtgcagtcggtctttggagttttgacgacgggtacggcgccagagtctgttgaaataaagtgtttctcgccttccagtcggtcattttaatgagctggcagcagccagcgtcatctcagaagaccctcgggtgccgtgaatgtcaatcaagtgacgaaagtgacgtcatagtgaagatttatgatcgctcatttttaggactatttttttaatgcctggctggtgatcgactgacacaccctccgagatcgaccggtagatcgcgatcgacgtaatgagcacccctgatgtagatattcatatagtagatgtagatgatcatatagtagatgtagacagaagtgggtagagtagccagaaattgtactcaagtaagagtactgttactttagagatttattactcaagtaaaagtaaggagtagtcacccaaatatttacttgagtaaaagtaaaaagtatgttgtaaaaaaactactcaagtactgagtaactgatgagtaacatacacacacatatcatatatatatatatatatatatatatatatatatatatatatatatatatacacacacacacacatatatacatatatatatatatatatacggtatatctatctgtgttggccctgcgatgaggtggcgacttgtccagggtgtaccccgccttccgcccgattgtagctgagataggctccagcgccccccgcgaccccaaagggaataagcggtagaaaatggatggatggatggatatatatatatatatatatatatatatatatatatatatatatatatatatatatatatatatatatatatatatatatacatacattgatatatacagtatatcatttatatttatttattttgccgtttttgtttacatgttaaaggtgttttaatgaatatacatgcatgtttaacacatatagattcctttctttcatgaagacaagaatataagttggtgtattacctgattctgatgacttgcattgattggaatcagacagtagtgatgacaaacgtccacgttttcaaatggaggagaaaaaaagttcctccttctgtctattaccacatgaaagtggttggtttttggcatcttatatgtccagcttccatattcgtttttatacactttacaagaaatacattggcggcaaactccgtagcttgctagcttgtttgcgcaggctttcggagactcttattttgaaagcgcaggcgcgatggagcggcacttttattgtgaagacaggaactgtacagtcagtctttaggcttttgacggggtgtacggttgaaataaaaaatggtcttttttccttcacacttttgattgattgattggaacttgtattagtagattgcacagtacagtatatattctgtacaattgaccactaaatgataacaccccaataagtttttcaacttgtttaagtcaggtcatgtgaccacctggctctgtttgattggtccaacgtcaccagtgactgcatctgattggtggaacggagtgaacgtcaccagtgactgtatttgttgaaacgcaggcactttgaaggtctgtctgacagaccaaaacaaacaaagcgtgcattaacagatcgataaaaattagtagcgagtagcgagctgaatgtagataaaagtagcggagtaaaagtagcgtttcttctctataaatatacttaagtaaaagtaaaagtatgttgcattaaaactactcttagaagtacaatttatcccaaaagttactcaagtagatgtaacggagtaaatgtagcgcgttactacccacctctggatgtagatgatcatatagtagatgtagatgatcatatagtagatgtagatgatcatatagtagatgtagatgatcatatagtagatgtagatgatcatatagtagatgtagatgatcatatagtagatgtagatgatcatatagtagatgtagatgatcatatagtagatgtagatgatcatatagtagatgtagatgatcatatagtagatgtagatgatcatatagtagatgtagatgatcatatagtagatgtagatgcacatgtcggctgttcacatttacgttactaaagagaagtgtaggatacttcacttgttgccttatttgtatttgactttattaaatgtatttatattatcatttggtgcagccgggccggagcgggaggggatagaaaaaggaaaaaaagaagacagagggtgaaattgtggggacaagagggggattagacagagagacaaaaacaataacaacaacaacaacataaggAACCAACATAAGCTGGCTGAACCCAAGCCCAAAGCCAAGACAGAGACTTAAAAACTCTACCCTGCATACTGCAATTAAAGTGTATAATGACACTAATAAGTAATACAGTCATATAGCAGAGTGCTAACAGTTTCCATGCTGCTGTTTGCcctgaaaatgtgtttttatataaaatactgtctgttcttttcatttttttatttttctttgtttgATATTCActgtaaagttcagctgttttttcagtggggccctgactccactgcaagcatgaattcataaagtcaagtcaagtcaacaatagagcaacatcagcaaatacaacatgTCCAAATATGATgggaaaagtgatagcaaataagcagttcaatcaatcaatcaatg
Encoded here:
- the LOC133614009 gene encoding olfactory receptor 10J4-like, which translates into the protein MDAELNGTFIHLGGFVEMVKYRYLYFVVLLTVYILILCTNCTIICLIWTHRNLHQPMYIFIAALSLNSVIFSTVLYPKLFIDVLSPKQIVVHSACMFQYFLYYSSGLSDFLLLSAMSYDRFVSICKPLQYPTVMGRRTVVVLLTLAWFLPACEVAVATVLNSKQKLCDFTTTGIFCNNTILQLHCVKSTFLTFYGLFIMINLVVAPVIFILFTYVKIFIVTYHRCVKVRKKAAETCSPHLMVLFSFSCLSLFDVIIARLESDLPSIVRLIMALQILVYNPLFNPIIYGVKMKEIWKHIRKLFYRLVKQGRH